The genomic interval ATCTCCGCGACCAGGGCCTCGCGCCGGTCCAGCGCGGCGTGCTGAAAGGACTTCAGCCGCTCTCGGCATGACGCCTCGCCCACCGACTCCTGGAAGGTGATGAAGCGGTCATCGTCGAAGCGCGCCAGCGGCGCGACATACGCCACCGTCGCGTCCACGTCGTTGGGATGGAAGCGGCGGAAGAACACCATCGTCTCGCCGCCCTTGCTCGCGCCGGTGGAGAGCCATCGCCCCCGGTAGAGCGGCTTGAAGGCCTCGACGATGCGATGGAAGTCATCCGCGGACTGCCGGATGGTGAGCTGGCTCCAGTCGGCGGGAGCGGGCCGGCTCGATCCGAAGAAGCGGTGTTCGATGGAGAGCTGGTTCGCCTCGAGCATCTGCGTGGGCTCGCGCCGCGAGGGCACCGTCGAGACGAAGTAGCCGCTGGTGTAGAGCACCATCGGGCTCGCGCTCGAGATGTGCAGCAGCGTCATCCTCTGGCGGAAGCGCTGGCCGTCCGGCTTCGCATGGTCCGCGGGCTGGTCGAACTCCATGACGAAGAAGCGGTAGTCGGCGGGAATCCCCGGCCCCAATGGTTCCTCGCGCACGGTGAGCCCAGGGATGGCGGACAGCCGGCGCAGGATGTCCTCCTCCACCGGCGGCCCGTCGTCCTCTCCACATGCGGCGGCCAGCAGACAGAGCAACAGGAGGCAACGGCGCGAGAGGTGCTCGAGGGACGACATGGCGCTCCATCTCCGGCCGAGCCCATCCCCCCGCGGAACGCGAGCGCGAAGCCCCAGCCCAGGACAAGGCTACTCGGGTTCCGTCGCCGCCTCTTCCCGCAAGCCCGCGCTCAAGCAGGCGCGGACGCCACACCTGCTCCAGTCGACACCACCGCGTGCCCGTCTTCTCCAGGCAGTCCATCCATCAACAACATCATCGTGTGGGCGCTGGCATGGCGCAGGGCCTTGGCGGCGGCGTACTCGGGAGAAAGCCACCATGCGCGCGCCTGCGCGACGCTGGGGAACTCGAGGAGGACGAAGCGCGGGGGCTGCCACGTTCCCTCCAGCGCCTCGGTGGCCCCACCTCGCACGAGGTAGCGGCCGCCGTACAACGCGATGGAGGGCGGCGAGAGCTGCTTGTAGCGCTCATACGTCTGCACGTCATGCACCGCGATTTCGACGACGACGTAGGCAGGCATGGGCGCTCCGGGTGGTGGACCTAGAAGACGAATGGAAAGCGCACGGCTCCCCCCTGCTCCTGGTGCTTGGGGAAGACCCACGCGCGGACGCGTCCTTCGATGCAGCGCGCGAACGCGGTGCCCTTCAACGAGGCCGTCTCCGTCACGACTTCATCCACTTCGCCACTCGGGAGGATGGTCCAGCGGACCACCACGCGAGTGCCCTCGTCCACCGGACGCGGCTTGGCGTTGGCGCAGGAGGTGACTTCGCCCTTCTTGGCGAGCACCACCTCGAAGACATCCGACTGCGTGAGCGTCACGCGAGGATTCTGGATGGGCGCCACGGGAGGGACATAGGCGGTCCGAGGAGCCTCTCGCCGTCCCGAGCCCGCCACGGGCCCCGACAGCGCCCGGTCGAAGTCCTCGTCGAGCCCCAGGTCATCATCCGACGCCGGCTGAGAAGGAACATTCGCCGAAGCCGCGGTGGGAGCCGGTGGCGGCGCCGTGGGCTTCTTGCTGGAACCCAACTTCATCTCGGGCATCCGCGGCGCGACGGCGGCGACGCGCGGCGCGGGTTCGACCTCCCGCTCCACGCGAGACGTGGACGACGTGCCCACCAACGAGGTCGCGAGCCCCCCACCCGTGGGCGCCATCACCGGCAACGCGCCGCCTCGCTCCACCGCCGCCACCCCCGTGAGCGACGGACGCGCGGCCCCTCCGCCGCCCACCATGGCGCTGGAGCCTTCGCTCGCACGCGCCGCGGAGGCCTTCTCCACGGCGGCCACCGCCGCGCCCCCCACCGCCGCCGGAACTCCGGCTGTTTGGGAAGCGTCCGCGACAGGCGCGGGAGCGGAAGGCACGGGCGCCGCATTCACGACGGGAGCCACCGGAGAAGGAACAGCCGGAGTCACCGCGACAGGCGCCACGTCCTTCGTGCGCGACAGCACCGCAGAGATTCCGCTCCACCCACCCATCAGCCCCATCACCAGCGCGACCGTCACGCCGCCCGCGACACCGCCGGCCAGGGTGTACCACCAGCCACTCAACCGCCAACGCGCCTCGACCTGCTCCGACGCGGCGGTGACCTCCGCGAGCACCGCGTGTGCCCCCACGGGGTCCACCGGAACACTCACCACCTGAGGCGCGGCGATCACCACGGGCGCGACCGAGGCGGCCGCCTGGCTCAGCGGCGCGAGATCAGGCCCGTCCGCCAGCGCGCTCAAGGCCGCGTCCACGGCCGCGCTCAGCTCCTGCGGCAGCGGCGCGAACGTCTCGATCAGCTCGGGAACCTGTCCCAACGGAAGCCACGCGGCGAACCCCTTGCGCCAGCACATCGAGTCCGGGCCGAGCTCCCCACGCTCCCAGTGCCCCTTCAGGGCCTGCTCATCGAGAGGGCCCACCGAGTTGGCGCCCAGCACGACGAACCAGGCGTGCTTCTCCGCCGGAGCGCTCACCGGCGCGGGGGCTTCCTCCAACACGGATGACACCAGCGAGCGACGCACACCCTTGTGCAACCGCTCTCCGTGCACATCCCCTCGAACACGCGACGCCGACGCCGCGGGGACACGCGGGTTCTTGTCCGTGCGCAGCTTGCCGACGAAGACGTCGAGTTCAGCGTCCGACACACCACCGAACACGGGAGTGCCTCCGCCATCCGGCTCCGAGGACCCCGTCTCCGGAGCCGCTCCTGGAGGGACTTTTCCATCCCGTGAGTCGCCGACCATTCGCCCACTCCTTGCGTCCACCCTGCCCCACCACCAACCGAACCCCATCAATGGAATGCCGACGCGCGATTTCGTCAACGGCGAGTCTCTGCGCGAAGGTGGCCAGGGTCCACACCCGTGAGGCATCCGGGGTGGATATCTCCATTCTCAATCGTGCCGGAAAGACACACCACCACACACTCAACCACCTGCGCGGAGAATGACCTCCACGCGCGCCTGGGTCACAGGCGCGTCGGCACAATAACAGCCACGGGTGACATTTGCCCTGGTTGTGAGGGCTCGAGGGCTATTCCTTGAGGGCGGAGGTGAACTGCATCAGCGTCTTCTTCGCGTCACCCAGCACCATCATCGTGTTGGAGCGCACGAAGAGCTCGTTCTCGATGCCAGCGAAGCCCGCGTTGAGCGAGCGCTTGAGCACGACACAGGTCTTCGCCATGTCCGCGGAGAGGATGGGCATGCCGTAGATGGGGCTGCTCTGGTTGGAGCGCGCGGCCGGATTGACCACGTCGTTGGCGCCCACTACCAAGGCCACGTCGGTCGCGGTGAAGTCGTCGTTGATGACGTCCAGGTCGAACAGGTGGTCATACGGGACGTTGGCTTCCGCGAGCAGCACGTTCATGTGCCCGGGCATGCGGCCGGCCACCGGGTGGATGGCGTAGCGCACGTCGCAACCGTTGGCCTGGAGGACGTTGGCCAGGTCGCGCACCGCGTGCTGAGCTTGCGACACGGCCATGCCGTATCCCGGTACGACGATGACGGAGCGCGCCGCGCGCAGCACCTCCGCGGCCTCCTCCACGCTGCCCACGTTCGGCGCCGGGCCCGACGGCGCCGCGCCCTCGGTGACGGCCTTGCCTTCCGGCACCGCGCCGAACGCGCCGAACAGCACGTTGGAGAACGAGCGGTTCATCGCCTTGGACATCATCATGCCGAGCAGGAAGCCGGAGAAGCCGTCCAGCGCGCCGCAGATGATGAGCACGTTGTTGTCCAGCGCGAACCCCGTGGCCGAGGCCGCGAGGCCCGCGTAGGAGTTGAGCAAGCAGATGACCACCGGCATGTCCGCGCCGCCGATGGGCAGGACCAGCAGCACGCCCAGCAACACCCCCAACGCCGCCACCGCATAGAAGGCCCAGGACGCGCCCGGCGAATAGACCAGCAGTCCGATGAGGCCCAGCGTGCCGGCGATCATCGCCAGGTTCGACAGGTTCTGCAGCGGATAGGTGACGGGCCGTCCGGTGATGAAGCCCTGCAGCTTTCCAAACGCCATCAAGCTGCCGGTGAAGGTCAACGCGCCCAGCGCCACCTCCAGGCCCGTGGCGGTGATGCGCAGCGTCCCCATCTCCGGACCGCCGTGGTTCAGGTACTCGACCACGCCGACCAGCGCCACCGCGAGTCCACCAAAGGCATGCGACAGCGCGATGCGCTCCGGCATCTTCGTCATGGGAATCCACAGGCCCATGGCCGTTCCCACGCCCGTGCCGATGAGGAGGGCCACGACAATCCACTCCCACCGCACGATGATGCCCTTCTCCACGCCGAACAGCAGCGTGCCGGCCACGGCGGCCACCATGCCTATCTCCGCCAGCAGCACACCCCGGCGCGCCGTCTGCGCGTCGCCCAGGTCCTTCAGGCCCAGGACGAAGAGGATGGAGGCGGTCAGATACAAGAGCTGGACGAAGGTCTCCGCCGTGGAGAGCGCTCCGACGACGGCCTGTGCGACCTGCGGCTGAGCGGGCGTCATCGCGCACCTCCCTTCTTCTTGAACATGCGCAACATGCGGTCGGTGATGAGGAACCCGCCGATGACGTTGATGCTCGCGGCGAGCACCGCCACCGCGCCCAGCACCGTGGACAACGTCCCGAAGTGTCCGCCCGCCGCCAGCAGCGAGCCCACCAGGGAGATTCCGGAGATGGCGTTGGTGAAGGCCATCAGCGGCGTGTGCAACAGGTGAGGCACCTTGGAGATGACCTGGTA from Myxococcus stipitatus carries:
- a CDS encoding NAD(P) transhydrogenase subunit alpha, with the translated sequence MSLTLIFGLYVFFLAAFTGYQVISKVPHLLHTPLMAFTNAISGISLVGSLLAAGGHFGTLSTVLGAVAVLAASINVIGGFLITDRMLRMFKKKGGAR
- a CDS encoding NAD(P)(+) transhydrogenase (Re/Si-specific) subunit beta encodes the protein MTPAQPQVAQAVVGALSTAETFVQLLYLTASILFVLGLKDLGDAQTARRGVLLAEIGMVAAVAGTLLFGVEKGIIVRWEWIVVALLIGTGVGTAMGLWIPMTKMPERIALSHAFGGLAVALVGVVEYLNHGGPEMGTLRITATGLEVALGALTFTGSLMAFGKLQGFITGRPVTYPLQNLSNLAMIAGTLGLIGLLVYSPGASWAFYAVAALGVLLGVLLVLPIGGADMPVVICLLNSYAGLAASATGFALDNNVLIICGALDGFSGFLLGMMMSKAMNRSFSNVLFGAFGAVPEGKAVTEGAAPSGPAPNVGSVEEAAEVLRAARSVIVVPGYGMAVSQAQHAVRDLANVLQANGCDVRYAIHPVAGRMPGHMNVLLAEANVPYDHLFDLDVINDDFTATDVALVVGANDVVNPAARSNQSSPIYGMPILSADMAKTCVVLKRSLNAGFAGIENELFVRSNTMMVLGDAKKTLMQFTSALKE
- a CDS encoding DUF1330 domain-containing protein → MPAYVVVEIAVHDVQTYERYKQLSPPSIALYGGRYLVRGGATEALEGTWQPPRFVLLEFPSVAQARAWWLSPEYAAAKALRHASAHTMMLLMDGLPGEDGHAVVSTGAGVASAPA
- a CDS encoding S28 family serine protease, whose amino-acid sequence is MSSLEHLSRRCLLLLCLLAAACGEDDGPPVEEDILRRLSAIPGLTVREEPLGPGIPADYRFFVMEFDQPADHAKPDGQRFRQRMTLLHISSASPMVLYTSGYFVSTVPSRREPTQMLEANQLSIEHRFFGSSRPAPADWSQLTIRQSADDFHRIVEAFKPLYRGRWLSTGASKGGETMVFFRRFHPNDVDATVAYVAPLARFDDDRFITFQESVGEASCRERLKSFQHAALDRREALVAEMETRATQRGLTFNHLGKDVAFEHAVIEHFFYFWQYDTQSRCGSVPAPSASNTAFMDELDGRMDLATFSDAQVEAYGPYNYQAAVELGYPRPFETHLAGRLRFPGTDTPQTYVPRGVSTVFLPGAMPDIQDWVSREGERLMFVYGGHDPWTAAPYTLGGARESALYLVPGGNHGARLSQLPEPQRNEARELLRQWAGGGLGASELQATSWRLEPEGEEWNPRLGRPLSR
- a CDS encoding AgmX/PglI C-terminal domain-containing protein, producing MVGDSRDGKVPPGAAPETGSSEPDGGGTPVFGGVSDAELDVFVGKLRTDKNPRVPAASASRVRGDVHGERLHKGVRRSLVSSVLEEAPAPVSAPAEKHAWFVVLGANSVGPLDEQALKGHWERGELGPDSMCWRKGFAAWLPLGQVPELIETFAPLPQELSAAVDAALSALADGPDLAPLSQAAASVAPVVIAAPQVVSVPVDPVGAHAVLAEVTAASEQVEARWRLSGWWYTLAGGVAGGVTVALVMGLMGGWSGISAVLSRTKDVAPVAVTPAVPSPVAPVVNAAPVPSAPAPVADASQTAGVPAAVGGAAVAAVEKASAARASEGSSAMVGGGGAARPSLTGVAAVERGGALPVMAPTGGGLATSLVGTSSTSRVEREVEPAPRVAAVAPRMPEMKLGSSKKPTAPPPAPTAASANVPSQPASDDDLGLDEDFDRALSGPVAGSGRREAPRTAYVPPVAPIQNPRVTLTQSDVFEVVLAKKGEVTSCANAKPRPVDEGTRVVVRWTILPSGEVDEVVTETASLKGTAFARCIEGRVRAWVFPKHQEQGGAVRFPFVF